A single region of the Deltaproteobacteria bacterium genome encodes:
- a CDS encoding FAD:protein FMN transferase, producing the protein MKTLSGWKRWSCLGLLVAGLLIVSGCPKKKEPEAPPEPTPAAAPALDPGAEVTVREREQLHTRVTITLPGGETPEKIAAIDAAFAEIDRLETLLDEWKEGTQVAEVNAKAGREPVKVSDEIIEVVETARKIASRSQGAFDLTIGALRGAWDFRQQDPKIPTAEELAPRLKLVSYRKLVLDPEARTIFLEEEGMKLALGGISRGYAVDRASAVLKERGFTDHLVVAGGDLYASGKRGDRPWRVGIRDPRSSAVHSVVELEDRGMATSGNYERYFEKDGVRYHHILDPRTGQPARGFSSVTVQAPNATLADGWATALFVRGPRFALVEAKQIEGIEVLFFSDTDFQTSGTPGLLAALIDPATLKDPKGPDATTARPALQE; encoded by the coding sequence ATGAAGACGCTCTCCGGCTGGAAGAGGTGGAGCTGCCTCGGGCTGCTCGTGGCGGGGCTCCTGATCGTCTCGGGCTGTCCGAAGAAGAAGGAGCCCGAGGCCCCCCCGGAGCCCACCCCCGCGGCGGCGCCGGCGCTCGATCCGGGCGCCGAGGTGACGGTCCGCGAGCGGGAGCAGCTGCACACCCGGGTGACGATCACCCTCCCGGGGGGCGAGACCCCGGAGAAGATCGCCGCCATCGACGCGGCCTTCGCCGAGATCGATCGCCTCGAGACCCTCCTCGACGAGTGGAAGGAGGGCACGCAGGTCGCCGAGGTGAACGCGAAGGCCGGCCGGGAGCCGGTGAAGGTCTCCGACGAGATCATCGAGGTGGTCGAGACCGCGCGGAAGATCGCCTCGAGGTCCCAGGGCGCCTTCGATCTGACGATCGGCGCCCTCCGGGGCGCCTGGGACTTCCGCCAGCAGGATCCGAAGATCCCGACCGCCGAGGAGCTGGCCCCCCGGCTGAAGCTCGTCAGCTACCGCAAGCTCGTCCTCGACCCCGAGGCCCGGACGATCTTCCTGGAGGAGGAGGGGATGAAGCTCGCCCTCGGGGGCATCTCCAGGGGCTACGCCGTCGACCGGGCCAGCGCCGTCCTGAAGGAGCGGGGCTTCACCGATCACCTCGTCGTCGCCGGAGGAGACCTCTATGCCTCGGGCAAGCGCGGCGATCGGCCCTGGCGAGTCGGCATCCGGGATCCGCGCAGCTCGGCCGTCCACAGCGTGGTGGAGCTGGAGGATCGGGGCATGGCGACCAGCGGCAACTACGAGCGCTACTTCGAGAAGGACGGCGTCCGCTACCACCACATCCTCGATCCCCGCACCGGGCAGCCGGCGCGGGGCTTCTCCTCGGTGACCGTGCAGGCCCCGAACGCGACCCTCGCCGACGGCTGGGCCACCGCGCTCTTCGTCCGCGGACCCCGCTTCGCGCTGGTGGAGGCGAAGCAGATCGAGGGGATCGAGGTGCTCTTCTTCTCCGACACCGACTTCCAGACCTCCGGCACCCCGGGGCTCCTCGCCGCGCTCATCGACCCGGCCACCCTGAAGGACCCGAAGGGCCCCGACGCCACGACGGCGAGGCCCGCTCTTCAGGAGTGA
- a CDS encoding FAD-dependent oxidoreductase, producing the protein MASKPLPEQARVVIIGGGIIGTSVAYHLAHAGWKDVVVLERHKLTAGSTWHAAGLMVTFGTFSEVSMQMRLHTRHLCETLEEETGQATGYMPIGFIELASDRDRLEEYRRVAAFNRHCGVDVQEISPSEVKALFPLAKVDDIHAGFYVEKDGRVNPVDLTMALAKGARMQGATFIEDIDVEDVLHERGRVTSVRTAEGDIRCEYVVNCAGVWARQLGEKSGIVIPGQAAEHYYLITEAIPEISRSWPVIEDPGCHGYYREEGGGLMIGLFEPVCAPWKVEGVPEDFAFGEIPPDWERMTPFLERAMSRVPISLEVGVKKFFCGPEAFTPDLLPVVGESKELRNYFVGAGMNSIGILTGGGLGRILAHWIMNGRPDVDVTGFNIDRLHPYQNNPEYRAKRTVESLGMVFQAHYPTRAALTARDAKRSPFHDRLAARGAYFRDVSGWEGADWYAPEGGTPDPGPLSWGRMKWFDQWAAEHRAAREGVILMDMSFMSKFLVQGRDAGAVLEWVSANEVSAEAGKVVYTQWLDEEGKLQADLTVSKLDDETYWVVASDTAHGHVETWLRRAIEDRQAHAFVTDVTGAYGQLNLQGPRARELMQQLTSVDMSDEAFPFRSVKTIDLGLARVRCIRITYLGELGYELYIPTEQAVVTYDRIVEAGERHGLKHAGLKALASLRMEKGYRDFGHDIDNTDTVLEAGLGFAVALDKPGGFLGREAVAAQKASKVLHSRLLQILVKDPEPMMWHGEIVYRDGVAVGYIRAASYGHTLGGAVGLCMASSATPIKKAFWEEGSWEVEIAGKRYPAVASLRPLYDPKNEKIRC; encoded by the coding sequence ATGGCATCGAAACCTCTCCCGGAACAGGCTCGCGTCGTCATCATCGGCGGCGGCATCATCGGCACCTCGGTCGCCTACCACCTGGCCCACGCGGGCTGGAAGGACGTGGTGGTCCTCGAGCGCCACAAGCTCACGGCGGGCAGCACCTGGCACGCCGCCGGGCTGATGGTCACCTTCGGCACCTTCTCCGAGGTGTCGATGCAGATGCGGCTGCACACCCGCCACCTCTGCGAGACCCTCGAGGAGGAGACCGGGCAGGCCACCGGCTACATGCCCATCGGCTTCATCGAGCTGGCCTCGGATCGCGATCGCCTGGAGGAGTACCGCCGGGTGGCCGCCTTCAACCGTCACTGCGGCGTCGACGTCCAGGAGATCTCGCCCTCGGAGGTCAAGGCGCTCTTCCCCCTGGCCAAGGTCGACGACATCCACGCCGGCTTCTACGTGGAGAAGGACGGCCGGGTGAACCCCGTCGACCTCACCATGGCCCTGGCCAAGGGCGCGCGGATGCAGGGCGCCACCTTCATCGAGGACATCGACGTCGAGGACGTCCTCCACGAGCGGGGGCGCGTCACGAGCGTGCGCACCGCCGAGGGCGACATCCGCTGCGAGTACGTCGTGAACTGCGCCGGCGTCTGGGCCCGGCAGCTGGGCGAGAAGTCGGGGATCGTGATCCCCGGCCAGGCCGCCGAGCACTACTACCTGATCACCGAGGCCATCCCGGAGATCAGCCGAAGCTGGCCGGTGATCGAGGATCCGGGCTGCCATGGCTACTACCGGGAGGAGGGCGGCGGCCTGATGATCGGCCTCTTCGAGCCGGTCTGCGCCCCCTGGAAGGTGGAGGGGGTGCCCGAGGACTTCGCCTTCGGTGAGATCCCCCCGGACTGGGAGCGGATGACCCCCTTCCTCGAGCGGGCGATGAGCCGGGTGCCCATCTCATTGGAGGTCGGCGTCAAGAAGTTCTTCTGCGGCCCCGAGGCCTTCACGCCGGATCTCCTGCCGGTGGTGGGCGAGTCCAAGGAGCTGCGGAACTACTTCGTGGGCGCCGGCATGAACTCCATCGGCATCCTCACCGGCGGCGGGCTCGGGCGCATCCTGGCCCACTGGATCATGAACGGCCGCCCCGACGTCGACGTCACCGGCTTCAACATCGACCGGCTCCACCCCTACCAGAACAACCCCGAGTACCGGGCGAAGCGCACGGTCGAGTCCCTCGGCATGGTCTTCCAGGCCCACTACCCGACCCGGGCCGCGCTCACCGCCCGGGACGCCAAGCGCTCCCCCTTCCACGACCGCCTGGCGGCGCGGGGCGCCTACTTCCGCGACGTCAGCGGCTGGGAGGGGGCCGACTGGTATGCCCCCGAGGGCGGCACCCCCGATCCGGGGCCCCTCTCCTGGGGCCGGATGAAGTGGTTCGATCAGTGGGCCGCCGAGCACCGCGCCGCCCGGGAGGGCGTGATCCTCATGGACATGTCCTTCATGTCCAAGTTCCTGGTGCAGGGGAGGGACGCCGGCGCGGTGCTGGAGTGGGTGTCGGCGAACGAGGTGAGCGCGGAGGCGGGCAAGGTCGTCTACACCCAGTGGCTCGATGAGGAGGGCAAGCTGCAGGCCGACCTCACGGTGAGCAAGCTGGACGACGAGACCTACTGGGTCGTGGCCAGCGACACCGCCCACGGCCACGTCGAGACCTGGCTGCGGCGGGCCATCGAGGATCGCCAGGCCCACGCCTTCGTCACCGACGTGACTGGCGCCTACGGGCAGCTCAACCTCCAGGGGCCGCGCGCCCGGGAGCTGATGCAGCAGCTCACCAGCGTCGACATGTCGGACGAGGCCTTCCCCTTCCGCAGCGTGAAGACCATCGACCTCGGCCTGGCCCGGGTGCGCTGCATCCGGATCACCTACCTCGGTGAGCTGGGCTACGAGCTCTACATCCCCACCGAGCAGGCGGTCGTGACCTACGATCGCATCGTCGAGGCCGGCGAGCGCCACGGCCTGAAGCACGCGGGCCTCAAGGCCCTGGCGTCTCTGCGGATGGAGAAGGGCTACCGGGACTTCGGCCACGACATCGACAACACCGACACCGTGCTCGAGGCGGGCCTCGGCTTCGCGGTCGCCCTCGACAAGCCGGGCGGCTTCCTGGGCCGCGAGGCGGTGGCCGCCCAGAAGGCGAGCAAGGTGCTCCACTCGCGCCTGCTGCAGATCCTGGTGAAGGATCCGGAGCCGATGATGTGGCACGGCGAGATCGTCTACCGGGACGGCGTGGCGGTGGGCTACATCCGGGCGGCCTCCTACGGCCACACCCTCGGCGGGGCCGTGGGCCTGTGCATGGCCTCCTCGGCGACCCCCATCAAGAAGGCCTTCTGGGAGGAGGGGAGCTGGGAGGTCGAGATCGCGGGCAAGCGCTACCCGGCGGTGGCCTCGCTGCGGCCGCTCTACGACCCGAAGAACGAGAAGATCCGTTGCTGA
- a CDS encoding PAS domain S-box protein, translated as MLRAPLQIDRLEDLESLGESASLLGVGLSLVDPQMRVVWQNALMREAFPEVRCGSSHCFTSHWGRDSRCPDCLPLLTFRSGEAREGLRIRARPGEARQTYRVMALPVESREGEERWVLETLVHLQSVRTLDVDGELTTSYRLDASALTAATMVIDPQDRIVSWSPGAGAVLGYDRDEVLGRAASLLLPPEGQAAWAELRERVAREGRVLGEEGMRLARDGRLVPVGVSAVALRDEQGTLLGTSIILEDRSEVQVLQRQLDAQEQLLDHLLRDVGSAVLSVDPEGRITSWNGEAERLFGLPALDAVGRRLETLAGSICARTIIAACEPEGALRDRRLLWRRGKAEGIPVDVSAAPLRERAGGPVGVVAVVRDAREAIKLERQMLRSEKLAAVGSLAAGLAHEIGTPLNVISASAEYLMLDQPSESPIHQELKGIVAETERISGLVRELLTFARDGTQARTAVDVEQAVGRAVHLLRIPLEQKGVVLDREGLDALPPLEADADSLHQILINLLLNASEVVKEGGRISIRGRAELGGAESVVLEVHDDGPGVPDELRERVFDPFFSTRAEGTGLGLAVCARLVQSHGGDLRVGRSPLGGACFSVQLPVYLDEEEEPEGE; from the coding sequence TTGCTGAGGGCGCCCCTGCAGATCGACCGCCTCGAGGACCTCGAGTCCCTGGGCGAGTCCGCCTCCCTCCTCGGGGTCGGGCTCTCCCTGGTCGATCCGCAGATGCGGGTCGTCTGGCAGAACGCGCTGATGCGGGAGGCCTTCCCGGAGGTGCGCTGCGGTAGCAGCCACTGCTTCACCTCGCACTGGGGGCGCGACTCCCGCTGCCCCGACTGCCTGCCGCTGCTCACCTTCCGCTCCGGCGAGGCCCGGGAGGGGCTGCGGATCCGGGCTCGCCCGGGCGAGGCGCGCCAGACCTACCGGGTGATGGCCCTGCCGGTGGAGAGCCGGGAGGGGGAGGAGCGCTGGGTGCTCGAGACCCTGGTCCACCTCCAGAGCGTGCGCACCCTCGACGTGGACGGCGAGCTGACGACCTCCTATCGCCTCGACGCCTCGGCGCTGACGGCGGCCACCATGGTGATCGATCCCCAGGACCGCATCGTCTCCTGGTCGCCGGGCGCTGGCGCGGTCCTCGGCTACGACCGCGACGAGGTCCTCGGGCGCGCCGCGAGCCTGCTCCTGCCCCCCGAGGGGCAGGCGGCCTGGGCGGAGCTGCGGGAGCGCGTCGCCCGGGAGGGCCGGGTGCTCGGCGAGGAGGGGATGAGGCTGGCCCGCGACGGGCGGTTGGTGCCGGTGGGGGTCTCGGCCGTCGCCCTGCGCGACGAGCAGGGGACGCTCCTGGGCACCTCGATCATCCTGGAGGATCGCTCGGAGGTGCAGGTGCTGCAGCGGCAGCTCGACGCCCAGGAGCAGCTCCTCGATCACCTCCTGCGCGACGTGGGGAGCGCCGTGCTCTCGGTGGATCCCGAAGGCAGGATCACCAGCTGGAACGGGGAGGCCGAGCGCCTCTTCGGGCTGCCTGCCCTCGACGCCGTCGGCCGGCGCCTCGAGACCCTGGCCGGCAGCATCTGCGCCCGGACCATCATCGCGGCCTGTGAGCCCGAGGGAGCGCTGCGCGATCGACGCCTGCTCTGGCGACGCGGCAAGGCCGAGGGCATCCCGGTGGACGTCTCGGCCGCCCCCCTGCGGGAGCGGGCCGGGGGACCGGTGGGCGTGGTGGCCGTGGTGCGGGACGCCCGGGAGGCCATCAAGCTCGAGCGGCAGATGCTCCGCTCCGAGAAGCTGGCGGCGGTGGGCTCCCTGGCCGCCGGCCTGGCCCACGAGATCGGCACGCCCCTGAACGTCATCTCCGCCTCGGCCGAGTACCTGATGCTCGACCAGCCCTCGGAGAGCCCCATCCACCAGGAGCTCAAGGGCATCGTGGCCGAGACCGAGCGGATCAGCGGCCTGGTCCGCGAGCTGCTCACCTTCGCCCGCGACGGCACCCAGGCGCGCACCGCCGTGGACGTGGAGCAGGCGGTCGGGCGCGCGGTCCACCTGCTGCGGATCCCCCTGGAGCAGAAGGGGGTCGTCCTCGACCGGGAGGGGCTCGACGCGCTCCCGCCCCTCGAGGCGGACGCGGACAGCCTCCATCAGATCCTCATCAACCTCCTGCTCAACGCCTCGGAGGTGGTGAAGGAGGGGGGGCGGATCTCGATCCGGGGTCGCGCCGAGCTCGGGGGCGCCGAGAGCGTGGTCCTGGAGGTGCACGACGACGGGCCGGGGGTGCCCGACGAGCTGCGCGAGCGGGTCTTCGATCCCTTCTTCAGCACGCGCGCCGAGGGCACCGGGCTGGGCCTGGCGGTCTGCGCCCGCCTCGTGCAGTCTCACGGCGGCGATCTGCGGGTGGGCCGCAGCCCGCTGGGCGGCGCCTGCTTCTCGGTGCAGCTGCCCGTCTACCTGGACGAGGAAGAGGAGCCGGAAGGTGAGTGA
- a CDS encoding sigma-54 dependent transcriptional regulator, translating into MSEATPREIGISVLVVEDDARMRDILTRHLERLGYAVQAAEDAASALGVLRELPFDVVLSDVRMPGMDGHSLMQVVREKHPGIKVVLMTAFGTVDAAVDAMQAGAYSYVCKPFKVEEIAAVLRNAAREISLTRQVERLRRIPRGMLSADSLVGISESMREVRRSVREAAAVTSPVLITGRSGTGKELAARAIHNEGPRREGPFMPVNCAAIPETLFESEMFGHTRGAFTGAREDRPGLIEQSSGGTLFLDEAGEIPLPQQAKLLRVLEEGVVRRLGASESIPVDLRVVCATNRSLEAMIRQGEFREDLYFRLNVLQVKMPELSTHPEDIPALADHLLSRLVDETGIHCHGIEPVVHERLGARRWPGNVRELRNTIERAMLKARGRRIAVEDLPGDLQGEGPSVDEATPGAPGALRPLSEVEKEHIDAVLRACDWNRSAAAKVLGIDRRTLFSKIQRYGLIGPNRQGRG; encoded by the coding sequence GTGAGTGAGGCGACGCCGCGGGAGATCGGCATTTCGGTGCTGGTGGTCGAGGACGACGCGCGGATGCGCGACATCCTCACCCGTCACCTCGAGCGCCTCGGCTACGCCGTGCAGGCCGCCGAGGACGCGGCCTCCGCCCTCGGCGTCCTGCGGGAGCTGCCCTTCGACGTGGTCCTCTCGGACGTGCGGATGCCGGGCATGGACGGCCACTCCCTGATGCAGGTGGTGCGGGAGAAGCACCCCGGCATCAAGGTGGTCCTGATGACCGCCTTCGGCACCGTGGACGCGGCGGTCGACGCCATGCAGGCCGGCGCCTACTCCTACGTCTGCAAGCCCTTCAAGGTGGAGGAGATCGCGGCGGTGCTGCGCAACGCGGCCCGCGAGATCTCGCTCACCCGCCAGGTCGAGCGCCTGCGGCGGATCCCGCGGGGGATGCTCTCCGCCGACAGCCTGGTGGGGATCTCGGAGTCGATGCGGGAGGTGCGGCGCTCGGTGCGCGAAGCGGCGGCCGTGACCTCCCCGGTGCTGATCACCGGCCGCTCGGGCACGGGCAAGGAGCTGGCCGCCCGGGCCATCCACAACGAGGGGCCCCGGCGCGAGGGGCCCTTCATGCCGGTGAACTGCGCGGCGATCCCCGAGACCCTCTTCGAGTCGGAGATGTTCGGGCACACCCGGGGGGCCTTCACCGGCGCTCGAGAGGATCGCCCGGGCCTCATCGAGCAGTCCAGCGGCGGCACCCTCTTCCTCGACGAGGCCGGCGAGATCCCCCTGCCGCAGCAGGCGAAGCTGCTGCGGGTCCTCGAGGAGGGGGTCGTGCGTCGCCTCGGCGCCTCCGAGTCGATCCCGGTGGACCTGCGGGTGGTCTGCGCGACCAACCGCAGCCTCGAGGCCATGATCCGCCAGGGGGAGTTCCGGGAGGACCTCTACTTCCGCCTCAACGTCCTGCAGGTGAAGATGCCCGAGCTCTCCACCCACCCCGAGGACATCCCGGCCCTCGCCGATCACCTCCTCTCCCGGCTCGTGGACGAGACCGGGATCCACTGCCACGGCATCGAGCCGGTGGTGCACGAGCGGCTCGGTGCCCGCCGCTGGCCGGGGAACGTCCGGGAGCTGCGCAACACCATCGAGCGGGCGATGCTCAAGGCGCGGGGACGCCGGATCGCCGTGGAGGATCTCCCCGGGGATCTCCAGGGCGAGGGGCCCTCGGTCGACGAGGCCACCCCCGGTGCGCCCGGCGCCCTGCGCCCCCTCTCCGAGGTCGAGAAGGAGCACATCGACGCGGTGCTGCGAGCCTGCGACTGGAACCGCTCGGCGGCCGCGAAGGTGCTCGGGATCGACCGCCGGACCCTCTTCTCGAAGATCCAGCGCTACGGGCTCATCGGCCCGAACCGGCAGGGCCGCGGCTAG
- a CDS encoding FAD-dependent oxidoreductase gives MANLPIEIPGPRYFEKLISCREACPVHTDARGYVQAVAQGDYALAYRIARAPNPFASICGRVCGAPCEAACRRGDIDAPVAIRAIKRTTTERHGVEVGGDPKESLIFSTAPGSLEPEQLPHKVAIVGAGVGGLTAAHDLARVGVQCTVFEAGAKPGGMLRTGVPIFRLPEKVWSTEIDAILSLGVELKCNTRVGTDVTLEELKAQGYEAVILAVGLQKSRMLDLPGKELEGIIPGLEILEEFNDRKPREGLGRVVVIGGGNVAYDCARSAIRMKGTTEVSMVILESLEEMPADEIEIIEGDEEGIVRLNRHGPVRFVGEDGKVTGLETRKVSRVFDEEGRFAPVLVDGSEEIVPCDTIIVAIGQASDTGFANGVEELELGRGGVVVADRETGATSIPWIYAVGDVALGPGLFINAIAHGQKAAKLVFRQLVGEEKAEEILRQPKTFGFLTEKIREGLRQDYLHLNRAFPPAADPGERLGQMDLQVEHMYDDREARLQGSRCLRCEVETVFDGAKCILCGGCADVCPTWCLKLVDTESIGLGDQFPGKSAIIKDEDRCIRCGYCAERCPTDAITMERLVGFEEWTDQPLVQLGKVRGA, from the coding sequence ATGGCCAACCTGCCCATCGAGATTCCGGGGCCCCGGTACTTCGAGAAGCTGATCTCCTGCCGCGAGGCGTGCCCGGTCCACACCGACGCCCGCGGCTACGTGCAGGCCGTGGCCCAGGGAGACTACGCCCTGGCCTACCGCATCGCGCGTGCCCCGAACCCCTTCGCCTCCATCTGCGGCCGGGTCTGCGGCGCGCCCTGCGAGGCCGCCTGCCGTCGCGGCGACATCGACGCGCCGGTCGCCATCCGGGCGATCAAGCGCACCACCACCGAGCGCCACGGCGTCGAGGTGGGGGGGGATCCGAAGGAGAGCCTGATCTTCTCCACCGCGCCGGGCTCCCTCGAGCCCGAGCAGCTTCCCCACAAGGTCGCCATCGTGGGCGCCGGCGTCGGCGGCCTGACCGCCGCCCACGACCTCGCCCGGGTCGGGGTGCAGTGCACGGTCTTCGAGGCCGGCGCCAAGCCCGGCGGGATGCTGCGCACCGGCGTGCCCATCTTCCGGCTTCCCGAGAAGGTCTGGAGCACCGAGATCGACGCCATCCTCTCCCTGGGGGTGGAGCTGAAGTGCAACACCCGGGTGGGCACCGACGTCACCCTCGAGGAGCTCAAGGCGCAGGGCTACGAGGCGGTGATCCTCGCCGTCGGACTGCAGAAGTCCCGGATGCTCGACCTGCCCGGCAAGGAGCTCGAGGGCATCATCCCGGGCCTGGAGATCCTCGAGGAGTTCAACGACCGCAAGCCGCGCGAGGGCCTCGGCCGGGTCGTGGTCATCGGTGGCGGCAACGTGGCCTACGACTGCGCCCGCTCCGCCATCCGGATGAAGGGGACCACCGAGGTCTCCATGGTCATCCTCGAGTCCCTCGAGGAGATGCCCGCCGACGAGATCGAGATCATCGAGGGCGACGAGGAGGGCATCGTCCGCCTGAACCGGCACGGTCCGGTCCGCTTCGTGGGCGAGGACGGGAAGGTCACCGGCCTCGAGACCCGCAAGGTCAGCCGGGTCTTCGACGAGGAGGGGCGCTTCGCCCCGGTGCTCGTCGACGGCTCCGAGGAGATCGTCCCCTGCGACACCATCATCGTCGCCATCGGCCAGGCCTCGGATACGGGCTTCGCCAACGGCGTGGAGGAGCTCGAGCTGGGCCGGGGCGGCGTCGTGGTGGCCGACCGGGAGACCGGCGCCACCTCGATCCCCTGGATCTACGCCGTCGGTGACGTGGCCCTCGGGCCCGGCCTCTTCATCAACGCGATCGCCCACGGGCAGAAGGCGGCGAAGCTCGTCTTCCGCCAGCTGGTCGGCGAGGAGAAGGCCGAGGAGATCCTGCGCCAGCCCAAGACCTTCGGCTTCCTGACCGAGAAGATCCGCGAGGGGCTGCGCCAGGACTACCTGCACCTGAACCGGGCGTTCCCGCCCGCGGCCGACCCCGGTGAGCGGCTCGGGCAGATGGATCTGCAGGTCGAGCACATGTACGACGACCGGGAGGCCCGGCTGCAGGGGTCGCGCTGCCTGCGCTGCGAGGTCGAGACGGTCTTCGACGGCGCCAAGTGCATCCTCTGTGGGGGCTGCGCCGACGTCTGTCCGACCTGGTGCCTGAAGCTGGTGGACACCGAGTCCATCGGCCTCGGTGACCAGTTCCCCGGCAAGTCCGCGATCATCAAGGACGAGGATCGCTGCATCCGCTGCGGCTACTGCGCCGAGCGTTGCCCCACCGACGCCATCACCATGGAGCGCCTGGTGGGCTTCGAGGAGTGGACCGATCAGCCGCTGGTCCAGCTCGGGAAGGTGCGGGGAGCCTGA
- the ccoS gene encoding cbb3-type cytochrome oxidase assembly protein CcoS, whose amino-acid sequence MTLMTLILLASAVLMAAGAGLIFAWAARSGQFDDMEEAKYQMLREDTQK is encoded by the coding sequence ATGACGCTCATGACCCTGATCTTGCTCGCCAGCGCCGTCCTGATGGCGGCCGGCGCCGGGCTCATCTTCGCCTGGGCCGCCAGGAGCGGGCAGTTCGACGACATGGAAGAGGCCAAGTACCAGATGCTTCGCGAGGATACGCAAAAGTGA
- a CDS encoding ubiquinol-cytochrome c reductase iron-sulfur subunit, translating into MTTSKLNPERSGAQPEDRRKFIAVASALVLGIAGGLMGLFNLIFLRPRVTYGAPSKVRVGKPESYSPGSTIELPADSIVVKREGDSFMAISTVCTHLGCTVKATEIGFDCPCHGSSYDSEGNVVAGPAPKALSWYRISLTPNGELEVDKQQVVKANTYMELPS; encoded by the coding sequence GTGACCACGTCCAAGCTCAATCCCGAACGCTCCGGAGCCCAGCCCGAAGACCGGCGGAAGTTCATCGCCGTCGCCTCGGCCCTCGTCCTCGGCATCGCCGGCGGCCTGATGGGGCTCTTCAACCTGATCTTCCTCCGCCCGCGGGTCACCTACGGCGCGCCCAGCAAGGTGCGGGTCGGCAAGCCCGAGAGCTACTCCCCCGGCTCGACCATCGAGCTGCCGGCGGACAGCATCGTCGTGAAGCGCGAGGGCGACAGCTTCATGGCCATCAGCACGGTCTGCACCCACCTGGGCTGCACCGTGAAGGCCACGGAGATCGGCTTCGACTGCCCCTGCCACGGCAGCAGCTACGACTCCGAGGGGAACGTGGTCGCCGGCCCGGCGCCGAAGGCCCTCTCCTGGTACCGGATCTCCCTCACCCCCAACGGTGAGCTCGAGGTCGACAAGCAGCAGGTCGTGAAGGCCAACACCTACATGGAGCTGCCGTCATGA
- a CDS encoding cytochrome b N-terminal domain-containing protein has translation MSVQNVHASEAPDRSGEGNLLKVLPGRLWRSIFRTRIIPTNELERSKSVSDNFFFHIHSSKVTEHTLKPTTTLGLGLFTLYTFVILVITGVLLMFYYVPTVAEAYDRMLDLRGAVFFGTFLRNLHRWSAHAMVALAVAHMVRVYLTGAHKAPREFNWVVGVILLLLTLFMSFTGYLLPWDQLAYWAIVVGTAIAGYAPLVGDEMRYFLLGDFAVGGEALLRFYVLHVVVLPAVLTTFIGVHFWRIRKDGGLARPKPAPASTIPTPVLPDQAKE, from the coding sequence ATGAGTGTTCAGAACGTCCATGCCTCCGAGGCGCCCGACCGCTCCGGCGAGGGCAACCTCCTCAAGGTCCTCCCCGGGCGCCTCTGGCGCTCGATCTTCCGGACGCGGATCATCCCCACCAACGAGCTGGAGCGGTCGAAGTCGGTCTCCGACAACTTCTTCTTCCACATCCACTCCTCGAAGGTCACCGAGCACACCCTCAAGCCCACCACCACCCTGGGGCTGGGGCTCTTCACGCTCTACACCTTCGTGATCCTGGTCATCACCGGCGTCCTGCTGATGTTCTACTACGTGCCGACGGTGGCCGAGGCCTACGACCGGATGCTCGATCTGCGGGGCGCCGTCTTCTTCGGCACCTTCCTGCGGAACCTGCACCGCTGGTCCGCCCACGCGATGGTCGCCCTCGCGGTGGCCCACATGGTGCGGGTCTACCTCACCGGGGCCCACAAGGCGCCGCGGGAGTTCAACTGGGTGGTGGGGGTCATCCTCCTGCTGCTCACCCTCTTCATGTCCTTCACCGGCTACCTCCTGCCCTGGGACCAGCTGGCCTACTGGGCCATCGTGGTGGGCACGGCCATCGCAGGCTACGCGCCGCTCGTCGGTGACGAGATGCGCTACTTCCTCCTCGGCGACTTCGCGGTGGGTGGGGAGGCGCTGCTGCGCTTCTACGTCCTCCACGTCGTGGTGCTGCCGGCGGTGCTGACCACCTTCATCGGGGTGCACTTCTGGCGCATCCGCAAGGACGGTGGCCTGGCTCGCCCGAAGCCGGCGCCCGCGTCGACCATCCCCACCCCGGTGCTGCCGGATCAGGCGAAGGAGTAG
- a CDS encoding menaquinol oxidoreductase — protein sequence MSDPIEKPEFERFPLKQGKTYGLMCVVDAKSEATQIPTEKQVQAWPNALIREVLLFVVTLLVLSLVAILFDAPLEEPANPLHPPNPAKAPWYFLGLQELVSYDAFWGGIGIPGLLVVMAMAAPYLERKPGGEGVWFAPSRSAANWIFIIIMGTLGILTIIGSLFRGENWAFVVPW from the coding sequence ATGTCCGACCCCATCGAGAAGCCCGAGTTCGAGCGGTTCCCCCTGAAGCAGGGCAAGACCTACGGCCTGATGTGCGTGGTGGACGCCAAGTCCGAGGCCACGCAGATCCCGACCGAGAAGCAGGTCCAGGCCTGGCCCAACGCGCTGATCCGCGAGGTCCTGCTCTTCGTCGTCACCCTGCTGGTGCTCTCCCTGGTGGCCATCCTCTTCGATGCGCCCCTGGAGGAGCCGGCCAACCCGCTGCATCCACCGAACCCCGCCAAGGCCCCCTGGTACTTCCTGGGTCTCCAGGAGCTCGTCAGCTACGACGCCTTCTGGGGTGGCATCGGCATCCCCGGGCTGCTGGTCGTCATGGCGATGGCCGCGCCCTACCTGGAGCGGAAGCCCGGAGGGGAGGGGGTCTGGTTCGCCCCCTCGCGCTCGGCGGCCAACTGGATCTTCATCATCATCATGGGCACCCTCGGCATCCTGACGATCATCGGGTCGCTCTTCCGGGGTGAGAACTGGGCCTTCGTGGTGCCCTGGTAG